The Streptococcus mitis region GGTAGCAGAAAGTAAAATAGCTGACGTGCCTAGTAATTTTTTCATAAGTAGCCTCCTATATGTATGCTGATGTTTTAAAAGATGGGGAATTTTTATAGAATCTTCTCAAATACCATTGTGGCTTGGATACGGTCACCACCGCCTAGTCCTTTGCTTCCACCATTGGCGGTTGTGATTGTATGCAGGCGATAACCTTTTGAAGCTTGTTTATTGATAACATCTTCTAATTCTGTAAGGTTTCCTGATCCAGTACCGAAAAATTTTTCTTTCAAAGTTACCTGAAGGACAACGTAGTGTAGTCCATTTACTCCAGATGCAGTAGAAAAGCTTCCTTCTTGTTTTACAGTGTCAAAAAATCCCATGAGAGTTACTCCTTTTATTATGTTAGTAATTGATAAAAATTAGTCAATGATTTTTTTGTATTGTTCGAATTGTTCTTCTATTGCATCTTCCTTGTAAAGTATATTAGATATTTTAATTAATCCTTCAGTTGGCATATAATTTAACTTTACAGAGTACATAGATTTAAGCTTTTCTACATCTGTTTCTGTGTACCTGTAATAGGAATTCAGTTCAGATAAATCTTGTAATTGATAAAAAATCATTTCTATTTGTTTATCAGATAAAACGATATCACTTAGTGTAATAAAGTCTAAAAATCTAATAAATGCTTCTTTGTTCATCCTCTCCATAACATTGTTATGGAAATTGATTTCATCTTCCGTAACATCATCAATATTGAATCCTAACAGATATCCAACACTGACTCCGAATATATCCGCTAGATGCTGGGCTTTTTCTGGTTTTATCTGGCTTTCTCCGTTTTCCCAACTTTGTAATGTTCTTAGAGGTATACCATTATCTTTAGCAAAAGCTACTTGCGTGATTTTATCTCGTTTTCTCAATTCCTTTAATCTATTCATTTATATCAACACCTTTCAAAGATTATTATATCACGTTTTCAAAA contains the following coding sequences:
- a CDS encoding DUF4177 domain-containing protein, whose product is MGFFDTVKQEGSFSTASGVNGLHYVVLQVTLKEKFFGTGSGNLTELEDVINKQASKGYRLHTITTANGGSKGLGGGDRIQATMVFEKIL
- a CDS encoding helix-turn-helix domain-containing protein, whose translation is MNRLKELRKRDKITQVAFAKDNGIPLRTLQSWENGESQIKPEKAQHLADIFGVSVGYLLGFNIDDVTEDEINFHNNVMERMNKEAFIRFLDFITLSDIVLSDKQIEMIFYQLQDLSELNSYYRYTETDVEKLKSMYSVKLNYMPTEGLIKISNILYKEDAIEEQFEQYKKIID